CTTCTGATCTGGGGAACGGATACCTACTCTCTGCCCTCCTTTACGGCTAGTGGACCAATCATGGCAGGCGGGGCGGCACTCAATCCTCAGAGTATCTGGGTATTTTTGCTGGCAGCGGCAACACTGATCTGTGTCAACACTTTTTTTGGACGGACGTACTGGGGAAAAGCAGTTAAAGCTTCCGTCCTCAGTCCCATCGGAGCCCAGCTGCAGGGGATCAATCTGAGTACGATTTCCCTAGCCGCATTTGTTTTTTCAGGGGCTTTGGCTACCGCCGCAGGAATCTGCATTGGACCGGTGACGATGGTCACGTATGATATGGGTTTTATGTTAGGCGTCAAAGGTTTTATCGCGGCAACAATTGGCGGATTGGGCAGTATATCCGGAGCTGTTCTGGGGGGATTAATCCTGGGGCTTTTGGAAGCCTACAGTTCAGGACTGATTTCCTCCGGGTTGAATGATGCGATCTCTATTGTGATTCTTCTTGCAGTCCTTTTAATCAGGCCGGAAGGGATCCTGGGTGCAATCAGCGAGCGTAAAATTTAATCTTAAAACAGGGTTTCCTTTTGGTATAGATTTGATTTCTTTTGAGTAAGATTTACAGCGTCATATGGTAAGGAGCGTATCTTTGGTGAAAAAGATTATATTTAAATTCAGCGGAGCTGTCATCATGCTGGTATTGTTGATTATCCCGCTCCTGCTTAACAGCAATTATCTTTATGGATCACTGATTGTTATCGGCCTGTATGCGATCGTTGTCCAGGGCTTGGGAATGCTGATGGGTTATGCGGGGCAGGTGTCGTTCGGTCATGCGGCGTTTTTTGGTTTAGGCGCTTATACGGCCGCGATATTAACCACGCGTTTTCATTGGCCGTCACTGTTAGCCCTTCTGGCAGCAATTCTTCTTCCCGGAATTGTTGCGGCCCTAATTGGCCGACAGACCCTTAAGTTACGCGAGCTATACCTTGCCCTCGCGACGCTCGGCTTTGGGATTTTAGTCCATATATTATTTACCGAAGGCGGAGAAATAACCGGAGGGCCATCCGGGATCAGCGGTATTCCGCATCTGGGCATTGGCAGTCTTATTTTAAACAGTGACAGGAAATTTTATATCCTGATCTGGATCATTCTGGTCCTGATACTGCTGGGAATACGAAATTTAGTCCGTTCCAGAACAGGCAGGGCCTTATGTGCGATCCGAGAGAGTGAGTATGCGGCAGAAAATGCCGGTATTGACTGTATTAGGCTTAAGCTGCAGGCCTTTATTTTCAGTGCGCTGCTTACGGGTTTGGCAGGGGGCCTTTATGCTTTTTATGTGACCTTTATCAGTCCGTCACCATTTACTTTTCATGCTTCCGTCCAGTTTGTACTGATGGCAGTGATTGGCGGCCTGGGTACCTTTTGGGGGCCTTTGCTTGGGGCTGTGGTCGTCGTGGCCTTAAACGAGATCTTAAAAGAGTTGATACCGCTCATCGTTCCCGGAGCCGGCGGTGAATACCAGATCATTATTTACGGAATCATCCTGGTTGCACTCATGATATACCGTCCGCAGGGGTTAAGCAGTATCGGGGAATTCTTTCAAAGTTCAAAAAAGAGTCTGGTTCAAGATGGAAATGAAGTCAATTAACCTATATACAGAACGATGATTCAAATATGAAATAAGAATTATAGATTGAGTATCAATCCTATAGAAGGAGGGAAAAGGCCATGCTTCTGGAGTTACACAGAATTACAAAACATTTTGGCGGCATTATGGCTGTCAAACATGTGTGCTTTGGGGTTGAAGAAGCAAAAATTACAGCGCTTATAGGACCTAACGGGGCAGGAAAAACGACGATTTTTAACTTGATTACCGGAACGTATCAACCGGATGAAGGTGAAGTGTTATTGGAAGGAAAAACGATCACTGGAATGAAGCCGTATAAGACAGCTCAGGCTGGAGTAACCAGAACTTTTCAGAACCTGCAGCTTTTCGGCAGCATGACCGTGCTGGAAAATGTTATGACTGGTGCTTACCTGCAGGGGAAAAAGGGCTTTGTCAAGTCGTTTCTTTCTTCCCCTGAACGGTCTACCGAAGAAAAAAAAATCAGGGCTGAATCCCTGAAACTGCTTGAAGAGGTTGGTTTAGCGGAGTCAGCTGGTTTGCCGGCAGCAGTTTTGCCGTTCGGACAGCAAAGACTGTTGGAAATTGCCAGAGCCCTTGCTTCTCAGCCCAAACTGATCCTGCTTGATGAACCGGCTGCAGGATTAAATGCTGCTGAATCTGAAATCCTGACAGAATATTTGAAAAAACTTCGCAGTCAGGGTATGACCATGATAATGATTGAACATGATATGGAAACGGTCATGGAAGCTGCTGATGAGATTGTTGTCCTAAATTTCGGGGAGGTGATCACCCAGGGAACCCCGGCAGAAATTCAGGCTCACCCGGAAGTGATCAAAGCCTATCTCGGAGAGGATGAGCAAATTGCTTAGTGTAAATGGTCTCGATGTTTATCATGGCTATGTGCATGCGCTCAAAAATGTATCCCTGAATGTCAGGCAGGGAGAATTGCTGGCGGTTCTTGGAGCCAATGGTGCAGGCAAAAGTACCCTGCTAGGGACTCTCGCGGGGTTATACAAGCCTGCTGCAGGAGAAATCATTTTTCAGAACAAAAAAATAGCCGGCCAGTCACCGGAAAAAATCGTCAGAGCCGGTATTGCTCTTATACCGGAGAAAAGAGAGATATTCAGCGGGCTAAGCGTGATGGATAACCTGATGATGGGGGCTTTTCACCGTTATCGTCAGGACAAGGCGGATATCCCAAACGATGTGGAGGAAGTCTTGGAATTATTCCCTCTGCTGCAGGGAAGAGAAAAGGATTTGGCCGGTTCTTTAAGCGGTGGTCTACAGCAGATGCTGGCAATAGGCAGGGCCCTTATGGCCAGGCCCTCACTGCTGCTGCTCGACGAACCTTCCATCGGGCTGGCCCCGCTTGTCGTACGCGAGATCATGGCGATCCTGGTCGGGATGAAAGAGTCCGGCGTCACAGTCGTACTGGTCGAACAAAATACAAAAGCCGCCTTGAGAGTGGCGGACAGTGTACTCGTCATGGAGCGGGGTAAAATTGTTCACCACGGAAGCTCCAAAGAAGCAATCTCGGATTCTCTGCTTCAGGAAGCTTATCTGGGCCGGACCCGGATGTGACCAGCCAATAATGCGGGATCTCGATCTTCTTTGACGATTCGTTTTTGTCGCCCCGAAACGTAAAATATGTCAGACTGGACTACGTTGATCTCGTATAAGATTCTGAAAAATATTCGTCTGGTTTTTCCTACACTGAAGAAGCGGTGTTTTAAGTGCGTAAATGACATCTGCCAGTATATAGCGGTACTTATAAATGATAGCAGAAAAATTAGATCTCAAATTCTTTACAGGATTGCTTAATGGACGAGATATTAACGGCATGGTGCTGTCCGCGCCAAGTGGAGCTGGATGCGGAACGCGGCTGTTTGTGCCATGGATGGCACAACAGCTGAAAAGCGGATGGCACCACGCCGTTAGCCTCAGCTTAAAAAAATAATGCTAATGATGGTCTGTGTTAACTATTATCAGCATTATTTCAGTTCAAGGTTACTTATTTTAAAAAATTCAGCTTAACGGAGCCAAAGCATTTAGATCCGTTCTACCCTGACGCCGGTATCGTGGTCATTCAGGTTCACCTTAGTCAGGTCTGCGGTACTCGGTGTTTTTTCGATGCTTTCAGCGAGCGTTTCTACTTTGATGTATTCTTGATAGCTTTGAATCGCACTCGTGACTTGGTCATCCCCATCGAAATAGATCCGGATGCGGTCCATCATTTCAAAATCATTGCTCTTGCGCATCTGCTGGAC
This genomic stretch from Dehalobacter restrictus DSM 9455 harbors:
- a CDS encoding ABC transporter ATP-binding protein, which produces MLLELHRITKHFGGIMAVKHVCFGVEEAKITALIGPNGAGKTTIFNLITGTYQPDEGEVLLEGKTITGMKPYKTAQAGVTRTFQNLQLFGSMTVLENVMTGAYLQGKKGFVKSFLSSPERSTEEKKIRAESLKLLEEVGLAESAGLPAAVLPFGQQRLLEIARALASQPKLILLDEPAAGLNAAESEILTEYLKKLRSQGMTMIMIEHDMETVMEAADEIVVLNFGEVITQGTPAEIQAHPEVIKAYLGEDEQIA
- a CDS encoding ABC transporter ATP-binding protein, with protein sequence MLSVNGLDVYHGYVHALKNVSLNVRQGELLAVLGANGAGKSTLLGTLAGLYKPAAGEIIFQNKKIAGQSPEKIVRAGIALIPEKREIFSGLSVMDNLMMGAFHRYRQDKADIPNDVEEVLELFPLLQGREKDLAGSLSGGLQQMLAIGRALMARPSLLLLDEPSIGLAPLVVREIMAILVGMKESGVTVVLVEQNTKAALRVADSVLVMERGKIVHHGSSKEAISDSLLQEAYLGRTRM
- a CDS encoding branched-chain amino acid ABC transporter permease; translation: MKKIIFKFSGAVIMLVLLIIPLLLNSNYLYGSLIVIGLYAIVVQGLGMLMGYAGQVSFGHAAFFGLGAYTAAILTTRFHWPSLLALLAAILLPGIVAALIGRQTLKLRELYLALATLGFGILVHILFTEGGEITGGPSGISGIPHLGIGSLILNSDRKFYILIWIILVLILLGIRNLVRSRTGRALCAIRESEYAAENAGIDCIRLKLQAFIFSALLTGLAGGLYAFYVTFISPSPFTFHASVQFVLMAVIGGLGTFWGPLLGAVVVVALNEILKELIPLIVPGAGGEYQIIIYGIILVALMIYRPQGLSSIGEFFQSSKKSLVQDGNEVN
- a CDS encoding branched-chain amino acid ABC transporter permease; translation: MGEQLLQLLFSGLTLGSIYSIIALILVITYKVTGILNLALGEFLVIGALLTVSFKSMGMPLIAASLLAIIIVALLAGVLERLTVNKARGASSLTMLIITIGISISLRGLALLIWGTDTYSLPSFTASGPIMAGGAALNPQSIWVFLLAAATLICVNTFFGRTYWGKAVKASVLSPIGAQLQGINLSTISLAAFVFSGALATAAGICIGPVTMVTYDMGFMLGVKGFIAATIGGLGSISGAVLGGLILGLLEAYSSGLISSGLNDAISIVILLAVLLIRPEGILGAISERKI